TTCGGCCGGTCACTGTGGGTGGATGCTGCTGCCGGCGTTGGCCTCACCGTCGTCGAAGACCGCCCTGCGCTTCCCCGGGCGGGAGCTGACCTACGAGCGGTTGGCCGACGAGGCCCGCCGCGTCGCGCGCGGGGTGCGCGGGATGCGGCGGGTCGCCGTGTGGGCCCGCAACACGCCCGAGACGTGCGTGGCGGTCGTCGGCGCGCTGCTCGCGGGCGTGCCCGTGGTGCCGCTGAACCCGAAGCTCGGCGAGCGCGAGCTGGCGCACGTCCTCGCCGACAGCGCGCCCGACCTGGTCGTGGACGACGAGCTGCCGTCCGGGCCGGCGTGCGAGCTGCCCGAGCCGGACGCCGAGGCGCCCGCGCTGATCGTCTACACCAGCGGCACCACCGGGCCGCCGAAGGGCGTGGTGCTGCCGCGCCGGGCGCTGGCCACCAACCTCGACGCGCTGGCCTCGGCGTGGGCGTGGACCGCCGACGACGTCGTGGTGCACGGCCTGCCGCTGTTCCACGTGCACGGCCTCGTCGTCGGCGTGCTGGGACCGCTGCGGCGCGGCGGCACCGCGCACCACCTCGGCTCGTTCGGCGTCGCGGCCGCGGCGGCGGCGCTGGAGGCCGGCGGCACGATGCTGTTCGGCGTCCCGACGATGTACCACCGGATCGCGAACGAGCCGGAGCACGCGGCGGCGTTCGCCCGCGCCCGGCTGCTGGTGTCCGGTTCGGCCGCGCTGCCCGCGAGCGTGCACGAGCGCATCGAGCGGCTGACCGGGCAGCGCGTCGTGGAGCGGTACGGCATGACCGAGACCCTGATGAACACCAGCGTCCGCGTGGACGGCGACCGGCGGCCCGGCGCGGTGGGCCCGCCGCTGCCC
This region of Saccharothrix longispora genomic DNA includes:
- a CDS encoding acyl-CoA synthetase, whose amino-acid sequence is MLLPALASPSSKTALRFPGRELTYERLADEARRVARGVRGMRRVAVWARNTPETCVAVVGALLAGVPVVPLNPKLGERELAHVLADSAPDLVVDDELPSGPACELPEPDAEAPALIVYTSGTTGPPKGVVLPRRALATNLDALASAWAWTADDVVVHGLPLFHVHGLVVGVLGPLRRGGTAHHLGSFGVAAAAAALEAGGTMLFGVPTMYHRIANEPEHAAAFARARLLVSGSAALPASVHERIERLTGQRVVERYGMTETLMNTSVRVDGDRRPGAVGPPLPGVELRVVGDEPGEIEVRGPNLFLEYLNRPDATAEAFRDGWFRTGDLAVVDPDGYVRIVGRRATDLIKSGGYKIGAGEIENALLEHPTVAEVAVTGEPDEDLGERVVAWVVARGEAPAPEELGDHVARLLSPHKRPRVVRYVDALPRNDLGKVLKRELR